The Pseudomonas nunensis genome includes the window GCGCAGACACTCTAAGGTGGGTTCAATGATGTCAATTTCTTCATGGCCCAAGTGTCCGCCTTCACCGGCGTGGGGGTTGAGCCCACAGACCAGGATGCGTGGCTGGGCGATGCCGAATTTTTCTTGCAGGTCGTTGTGCAGAATCCGCGTCACCCGTTCCAGACGCTCCGGCGTGATTGCATCGGCAATCTCGCGAAGGGGCAGGTGAGTGGTGACCAAGGCCACACGCAATCCGCGCGTGGCGAGCATCATCACCACTTGTGCGGTATGGGTCAGGTCGGCGAGAAATTCCGTGTGCCCGGAAAAGGCGATCCCGGATTCATTGATCACGCCCTTGTGAACCGGCGCGGTGATCATCCCGGCGAAATCCCCGTCCATGCAGCCTTGGCCGGCACGGGTCAAGGTTTCCAGGACGAACGCCGCATTGGCCTTGTCCAGTTGCCCGGCGGTGACCTTGGCGTTGAGCGGGGTATCCCAGACGTACAGGCTGTTGGCCGGTGCAGGAGCGTCCGGCCAATTGCCCGGGGTGACCGACAACAGGTCGACGACCACGCCCAGTTGCGCGGCCCGCTCGGTGAGCAGGTCGCGGCTGGTAATGGCAATCAGGGGGTGTGGCTGGGCTTGCGAGGCGAGCAGCAGGCACAGGTCAGGACCTATGCCGGCCGGTTCGCCGGGTGTCAGCGCGAAACGCTTGGGTTTCACTGCGCTGCCTGGTCTGCACCAGGGAGTTTGATCTCTACGTACGCTTCGTCACGGATCTGACGCAGCCAGGTTTGCAGCTCTTCGTCGTATTTGCGGTTACGCAGTACGGTCATCGCTTGCTGCTCACGGGCCTGGGTGGTGCTGTCAGTGGCGCGACGGCCAAGGACTTCCAGAACGTGCCAGCCATATTGGGTCTTGAACGGCTTGGACAGCTGACCTTGTGGGGTTCTGGCCATCACTTCGCGGAACTCAGGCACCAGCGCGTTCGGGTCGATCCAGTTCAGATCGCCGCCGTTGAGGGCGGAACCCGGATCTTCCGAGAAGCTTTTCGCCAGCTCGCCAAAATCTTCGCCCGCTTCAATACGGGTGTAGAGCGATTGAGCCAGGGCCTTGGTTTTTTCTTCGTCGCGAATCGGGCTTGGTTTGACCAGGATGTGACGTACATGCACTTCGTCACGCATCTGGGTCTCGCCGCCACGCTTCTCGAGGATCTTCAGAATAATGAAGCCGCCCGGGGTGCGC containing:
- the pdxA gene encoding 4-hydroxythreonine-4-phosphate dehydrogenase PdxA yields the protein MKPKRFALTPGEPAGIGPDLCLLLASQAQPHPLIAITSRDLLTERAAQLGVVVDLLSVTPGNWPDAPAPANSLYVWDTPLNAKVTAGQLDKANAAFVLETLTRAGQGCMDGDFAGMITAPVHKGVINESGIAFSGHTEFLADLTHTAQVVMMLATRGLRVALVTTHLPLREIADAITPERLERVTRILHNDLQEKFGIAQPRILVCGLNPHAGEGGHLGHEEIDIIEPTLECLRGEGMDLRGPLPADTLFTPKYLEHCDAVLAMYHDQGLPVLKYKGFGAAVNVTLGLPIIRTSVDHGTALDLAGSGKIDTGSLQVALETAYQMAETRL